A genome region from Paludibacterium sp. B53371 includes the following:
- the sctV gene encoding type III secretion system export apparatus subunit SctV, which yields MRALHAWLSQLRGRQDMALAAVLLLAVFMMILPLPTPLVDLLIAINLGLSILLLMVALYLREPMEFSAFPSVLLITTLYRLALTISTSRLILLQHDAGEIVQTFGNFAIGGNLAVGLIVFAIITVVQFIVITKGSERVAEVGARFSLDAMPGKQMSIDGDLRNGAIDAAEARRLRAQVQKESQLYGAMDGAMKFVKGDAIASIVVILVNILGGITIGVFREGMSAGEAAATYAILSVGDGLIAQIPALLISIAAGIIVTRVPGETRRNLAVELSGQIARHHSALWLVAGVLVLFSLLPGFPTLIFLLLAAGVGGVAYSVPRQPAPEAAGVADRASAATGEASDHLVVGAVPLLLRVDVRLGQDEGLRQRLQALPQGWFERTGLPLPEIELRGEATLAPGEIDVQLFQESLLRLILPDLALLDPRQQDVPDDPVMTTPLPQYGAMRLHWYAPSAQPGLLQGHERITGLLSWLLSRHGAELIGVQEARFLMDRMEQRYPELVKELQRHLPVVRVADVLRRLVAEEVGIRDLRAVFQALVEWAPIEKDPVMLAEYARLGLARHILGRYRQDTAVIQAWLIGSQIEEQLRESVRQTSAGSYSALSAEENERILAQIRAALSPACPPGTLLVTAIDVRRFVRKLIERELSHVPVLSFQEIGNEVEMQVLGHIELKDEVDAFTGY from the coding sequence ATGAGGGCGCTGCATGCCTGGCTGAGCCAGCTCAGGGGCCGGCAGGATATGGCCCTGGCCGCGGTGCTGTTGCTGGCCGTATTCATGATGATCCTGCCTTTGCCGACCCCGCTGGTGGATCTGTTGATTGCCATCAATCTCGGTTTGTCGATTCTGCTACTGATGGTGGCGCTGTATCTGCGCGAGCCGATGGAGTTCTCGGCGTTCCCTTCTGTGTTGCTGATCACCACGCTGTACCGGCTGGCGCTGACCATCAGTACCAGTCGTCTGATTCTGTTGCAGCATGATGCCGGCGAGATCGTGCAGACCTTTGGCAATTTCGCCATTGGCGGCAATCTGGCGGTCGGTCTGATCGTGTTTGCCATCATTACCGTGGTTCAGTTCATTGTCATTACCAAGGGGTCGGAGCGCGTGGCCGAAGTGGGCGCCCGCTTTTCTCTCGATGCCATGCCGGGCAAGCAGATGAGCATCGATGGTGATTTGCGCAATGGTGCCATCGATGCGGCGGAGGCACGGCGCCTGCGGGCGCAGGTGCAGAAGGAGAGCCAGCTGTATGGCGCCATGGATGGCGCGATGAAGTTCGTCAAGGGCGATGCCATTGCTTCGATTGTGGTGATCCTGGTGAATATTCTCGGCGGGATCACCATCGGGGTGTTCCGCGAAGGCATGAGTGCCGGTGAGGCGGCGGCGACTTACGCCATTCTGTCCGTGGGCGATGGGCTGATCGCCCAGATTCCGGCCCTGCTGATTTCGATTGCCGCCGGCATCATCGTGACCCGTGTGCCGGGAGAGACACGCCGCAATCTCGCCGTGGAGTTGTCCGGCCAGATTGCGCGCCATCACAGTGCCTTGTGGCTGGTCGCCGGGGTGCTGGTGTTGTTTTCCCTGTTGCCCGGTTTCCCGACCTTGATCTTCCTGCTGCTGGCGGCCGGTGTCGGCGGTGTGGCGTATTCCGTGCCGCGTCAGCCCGCGCCCGAGGCCGCCGGTGTCGCCGATCGCGCCAGTGCCGCTACGGGCGAAGCCAGCGACCATCTGGTGGTGGGCGCCGTGCCTTTATTGCTGCGGGTGGATGTCCGGCTGGGACAGGACGAGGGGCTGCGCCAGCGTCTGCAGGCCTTGCCACAAGGGTGGTTCGAGCGTACTGGCCTGCCGCTGCCCGAGATTGAGTTGCGCGGAGAGGCGACACTGGCCCCAGGCGAGATCGATGTGCAGTTGTTTCAGGAGTCCCTGTTGCGCCTGATATTGCCGGATCTGGCCTTGCTGGATCCCCGGCAACAGGATGTCCCTGATGACCCCGTGATGACGACGCCCTTGCCGCAGTATGGCGCGATGCGGCTGCACTGGTATGCCCCCTCCGCGCAGCCTGGCTTGCTGCAGGGCCATGAGCGCATCACCGGCTTGCTGAGCTGGTTGCTGTCGCGGCATGGGGCGGAGCTGATTGGCGTGCAGGAGGCGCGTTTCCTCATGGATCGGATGGAGCAGCGCTATCCGGAGCTGGTCAAGGAGCTGCAGCGTCATCTGCCGGTGGTGCGGGTGGCCGATGTCTTGCGGCGCCTGGTGGCGGAAGAGGTGGGGATTCGCGATCTGCGCGCGGTCTTCCAGGCGCTGGTCGAGTGGGCGCCGATTGAGAAGGATCCGGTGATGCTGGCCGAGTATGCCCGGCTCGGGCTGGCCCGCCACATTCTGGGGCGATATCGCCAGGATACGGCGGTGATTCAGGCCTGGCTCATCGGCAGTCAGATCGAAGAGCAACTGCGCGAGTCGGTGCGTCAGACCTCCGCTGGCTCGTATTCGGCGCTGTCGGCTGAAGAGAACGAACGCATTCTTGCGCAGATACGGGCCGCGCTGTCGCCTGCCTGCCCGCCCGGTACGCTGCTGGTGACCGCCATTGATGTGCGCCGCTTCGTACGCAAACTGATCGAGCGTGAACTGAGCCATGTGCCGGTACTGTCGTTTCAGGAGATCGGCAACGAGGTGGAGATGCAGGTATTGGGCCATATCGAGTTAAAGGATGAGGTGGATGCGTTTACCGGATATTGA
- the sctR gene encoding type III secretion system export apparatus subunit SctR, which yields MPTIALPPSSEQLILLLSLLSLLPLLVVMGTCFLKLAVVFSLLRNALGIQQIPPNMALYGLALVLTLFIMAPVGQAVQQRLAAHPDKQGLRWERLQDDTLDPYRQFLRKYTAAEQLRYFRDATRRTWPASLRAQLSDDSLLILMPAFAVSQLIEAFKIGLLLFLPFIAIDLIVSNILLAMGMMMVSPMTVSMPFKLLIFVLIGGWGKLLDQLLLSYQ from the coding sequence ATGCCGACCATCGCCCTGCCCCCATCTTCCGAGCAATTGATCTTGCTGTTGTCCCTGCTGTCCCTGTTGCCGCTGCTGGTCGTCATGGGCACCTGCTTTCTCAAGCTGGCAGTGGTCTTTTCGCTGCTGCGCAATGCCCTGGGCATCCAGCAAATCCCGCCCAATATGGCGCTGTACGGCCTTGCACTGGTCCTGACGCTGTTCATCATGGCGCCGGTCGGACAGGCGGTGCAGCAACGTCTCGCTGCACATCCCGACAAGCAGGGCCTGCGCTGGGAAAGGCTGCAGGACGACACCCTCGACCCCTACCGCCAGTTCCTGCGCAAGTACACCGCGGCAGAACAACTGCGCTATTTTCGCGATGCCACCCGGCGTACCTGGCCAGCCTCTCTGCGGGCGCAGCTCAGCGACGACTCCCTGCTGATCCTGATGCCGGCCTTTGCCGTCAGTCAGTTGATCGAGGCCTTCAAGATCGGCCTGCTGCTGTTTCTGCCCTTCATCGCCATCGATCTGATCGTGTCCAACATCTTGCTGGCCATGGGCATGATGATGGTGTCTCCCATGACGGTATCGATGCCGTTCAAATTAC